A single genomic interval of Antarcticibacterium arcticum harbors:
- a CDS encoding DUF5723 family protein, translating into MRLFFTLAVFLIISNSQGQNKQLLYNVNGLPQTLLLNPGANIDFDGHKGIPFFSGIHFAIGSSGVTAYDVFEDSPNINQRITNTMRRLTHKDYFTLHQQLEIFSLGWKWGRDKYISTGIYQEADAFSYFPKDPAILAREGNNDYIGVPFDFSHVSFTGEVLTVYHIGLNRKMDDRITVGARLKLYSGIFNVESVNNTGTFLTINTPDGPNYYRHFANDVDIRVNTSGFASLQDNNTTVQEATKDLIGRAFFGGNVGVGVDMGGTYKVRDNIVISGSVQDLGLMWQRDDVENYTYKGSYQTDGLEPLFPELGPDGKAIPYWDIFEDDIDRNLVDETLQESYVTWRPFKMNAAVEFIFGETFIPCDYRVETNRKHHSKLGVHLFGIKRPKDVKYALTTYYDRKFNSNFRMKVSYTLDDYSYTNVGLLLSTRFKSFNFYLAADNLIGYFNLAKSNYQSLQLGFQFILNK; encoded by the coding sequence ATGAGATTATTTTTTACTCTGGCGGTTTTTTTAATAATATCTAATAGCCAGGGCCAAAATAAACAACTTCTTTATAACGTCAACGGGTTACCTCAAACCCTGTTGCTTAACCCGGGTGCAAATATAGATTTTGATGGTCACAAAGGGATTCCTTTTTTTTCCGGGATTCACTTTGCAATTGGCTCCTCGGGCGTTACCGCTTATGATGTCTTTGAAGATTCCCCTAACATCAATCAGCGCATCACAAATACCATGCGGCGGCTTACTCATAAGGATTATTTTACCCTTCATCAACAACTGGAGATCTTTTCCCTGGGCTGGAAATGGGGAAGGGATAAATATATTTCCACAGGAATATATCAGGAAGCAGATGCTTTTTCATACTTTCCGAAGGATCCTGCAATTCTGGCCAGAGAAGGAAACAACGATTACATTGGCGTGCCCTTCGATTTTTCTCACGTATCTTTTACAGGCGAGGTTTTAACGGTATATCACATTGGTCTTAACCGGAAAATGGATGACCGCATTACGGTGGGCGCCAGGCTAAAACTTTACTCCGGAATTTTTAATGTGGAAAGTGTAAATAATACCGGAACATTTTTAACTATTAACACTCCTGATGGCCCTAATTATTATCGCCATTTTGCCAATGATGTGGATATAAGGGTGAACACCTCCGGCTTTGCTTCCCTTCAAGATAATAATACTACCGTGCAGGAGGCGACTAAAGACCTCATAGGAAGGGCGTTTTTTGGAGGAAATGTGGGAGTGGGGGTAGATATGGGGGGTACTTATAAAGTAAGAGATAATATTGTAATAAGCGGCTCTGTACAGGATCTGGGTCTAATGTGGCAACGAGATGATGTGGAGAACTACACTTATAAAGGAAGTTACCAAACAGATGGTCTTGAGCCCCTTTTTCCCGAGTTGGGGCCAGATGGTAAAGCTATTCCATATTGGGATATCTTTGAAGATGATATAGACCGAAATCTGGTAGATGAAACCTTGCAGGAATCTTATGTAACCTGGCGGCCATTTAAAATGAATGCGGCCGTAGAGTTTATCTTTGGAGAAACATTTATACCCTGCGATTACAGGGTTGAAACCAATAGAAAACATCACAGCAAACTGGGTGTTCACCTTTTTGGTATTAAAAGGCCCAAGGATGTTAAATATGCGCTTACCACCTATTATGACAGGAAATTTAATTCTAACTTCAGAATGAAAGTTTCCTATACACTGGATGATTATTCCTATACCAATGTTGGATTGCTGCTTTCTACACGGTTCAAAAGTTTTAATTTTTACCTTGCAGCCGATAATTTAATTGGCTATTTTAACCTTGCCAAATCCAATTATCAATCGTTACAACTTGGGTTCCAATTTATACTAAATAAATAA